A DNA window from Caulobacter mirabilis contains the following coding sequences:
- a CDS encoding TetR/AcrR family transcriptional regulator, with translation MNAEGKSPTRKPRADGQRNRERLVEAAKAGFAETGPEVSLEEIARRAGVGIGTLYRHFPTRDAVVEAVYRREVEQLAQAATRLSDTLPPGDALHQWMRVFIDYIAAKKLIAPALSAMVGGPSDLYAASGKHITGAMALLTERAIAAGEIRADADPTDLLRAVVGFAYSPAGPDWETSALRLIDILMDGLRTGSQRLA, from the coding sequence GTGAACGCCGAAGGCAAGTCGCCGACCCGCAAGCCGAGGGCGGATGGACAACGGAACCGGGAGCGGCTGGTGGAGGCCGCGAAGGCCGGCTTCGCCGAGACGGGCCCCGAGGTCAGCCTGGAGGAGATCGCGCGCCGCGCCGGCGTTGGGATCGGCACCCTCTATCGCCACTTCCCGACCCGTGACGCGGTCGTCGAGGCGGTCTACCGGCGCGAGGTCGAACAGCTGGCCCAGGCGGCGACGCGTCTGTCCGACACGCTGCCGCCGGGCGACGCCCTGCACCAATGGATGCGGGTCTTCATCGACTACATCGCGGCCAAGAAGCTCATCGCCCCGGCCTTGAGCGCGATGGTCGGCGGCCCGTCGGACCTCTACGCCGCGTCAGGCAAGCACATCACCGGCGCGATGGCGCTTCTGACCGAACGGGCGATCGCGGCGGGAGAGATCCGCGCCGACGCCGATCCGACGGACCTGCTGCGCGCCGTCGTGGGCTTCGCCTACAGCCCCGCGGGGCCGGACTGGGAGACCAGCGCGCTGCGCCTGATCGACATCCTGATGGACGGTCTGAGGACGGGGAGTCAGAGGCTGGCGTAG
- a CDS encoding ArsR/SmtB family transcription factor: MKDGPDIALVASLLGDPARANMLTALMAGQALTAGELAREAGVTAQTASGHLARLEAGGLIVGRRQGRHAYFALSGHDVAEVLEALTGLAARTGPKEPALRRARVCYDHLAGDLGVALLDGLISSGMLLDDETLTLTPAGETRMAGLGIDTAALRKARRPVCKRCLDWSVRRSHLAGSLGAALLQRIYALGWGQRVEGSRIVAFTPAGLAAFEAAFGPLPQAA; encoded by the coding sequence ATGAAGGACGGGCCCGACATCGCCCTGGTCGCCTCGCTGCTCGGCGATCCCGCCCGCGCCAACATGCTGACCGCGCTGATGGCCGGCCAGGCTCTCACGGCGGGCGAACTGGCGCGGGAGGCCGGCGTCACCGCCCAGACCGCCAGCGGTCACCTGGCCCGGCTGGAGGCCGGCGGATTGATCGTCGGCCGCCGGCAGGGCCGGCACGCCTATTTCGCGCTGTCGGGCCACGACGTGGCCGAGGTCCTGGAGGCCCTGACCGGTCTGGCCGCCCGCACGGGCCCTAAGGAGCCGGCCCTGCGCCGGGCGCGGGTCTGCTACGACCACCTGGCCGGCGACCTGGGGGTGGCGCTGCTGGACGGCTTGATCTCGTCAGGCATGCTGCTCGACGACGAAACCCTGACGCTCACCCCCGCGGGCGAGACCCGGATGGCCGGTCTCGGAATCGACACGGCCGCCCTGCGCAAGGCCAGGCGGCCGGTCTGCAAACGCTGTCTGGACTGGAGCGTGCGGCGCAGCCACCTGGCCGGGTCGCTGGGCGCGGCCCTGCTGCAGCGGATCTACGCCCTGGGCTGGGGGCAGCGGGTGGAAGGCTCCAGGATCGTCGCCTTCACCCCCGCCGGTCTGGCCGCCTTCGAAGCGGCCTTCGGACCCCTGCCGCAAGCCGCCTGA
- a CDS encoding aldo/keto reductase, with translation MNTTQLGKTGPAVSIVGLGAMGMSDMYGPSDRAESLATLAAAVEAGVTLIDTGDFYGLGHNEMLIGEALKTLPRDKLVLSVKTGALRDPAGTFLGHDTRPAALKNFLAYSLKRLGVDYIDVYRPARLDPDVPIEDTIGAIGEMVQAGWVRHIGLSEVGPETIRRAAAVHPISDLQIEYSLISRGIEDNILPTVRALGIGVTAYGVLSRGLISGHYSREKANASSDFRSRSPRFQGENLDHNLAIAETIGRLAAEKGVTAAQLAIAWVVSRGTDIVPLIGARRRDRLAEALGALEVTLTPEDIAALDTAVPKDAAAGSRYPEAMMAHLDSEKG, from the coding sequence ATGAACACCACCCAACTCGGCAAGACCGGTCCCGCCGTCTCGATCGTCGGCCTCGGCGCCATGGGCATGTCGGACATGTACGGCCCCAGCGACCGGGCCGAGAGCCTGGCCACCCTGGCCGCCGCGGTCGAGGCCGGCGTCACCCTGATCGACACCGGCGACTTCTACGGCCTGGGCCACAACGAGATGCTGATCGGCGAGGCGCTGAAGACCCTGCCGCGCGACAAGCTGGTTCTCAGCGTCAAGACCGGCGCCCTGCGCGACCCGGCCGGAACCTTCCTGGGCCACGACACCCGACCGGCGGCGTTGAAGAACTTCCTGGCCTATTCGCTGAAGCGGCTAGGGGTGGACTACATCGACGTCTATCGTCCAGCGCGTCTCGACCCGGACGTGCCGATCGAGGACACCATCGGCGCCATCGGCGAGATGGTCCAGGCCGGCTGGGTGCGCCACATCGGCCTGTCCGAGGTCGGGCCGGAGACGATCCGCCGCGCGGCGGCCGTGCATCCGATCAGCGACCTGCAGATCGAGTATTCCCTGATCTCTCGCGGGATCGAGGACAACATCCTGCCGACCGTCCGCGCGTTGGGCATCGGCGTCACCGCCTATGGCGTGCTGTCCCGCGGCCTGATCAGCGGCCACTACAGCCGCGAGAAGGCGAACGCTTCCAGCGATTTCCGCAGCCGTAGCCCGCGCTTCCAGGGCGAGAACCTCGACCACAACCTGGCCATCGCCGAGACCATCGGTCGGCTGGCGGCGGAGAAGGGCGTGACCGCCGCCCAGCTGGCCATCGCCTGGGTCGTCTCGCGCGGAACCGACATCGTCCCGCTGATCGGCGCCCGCCGCCGCGACAGGCTGGCCGAGGCGCTCGGCGCGCTTGAGGTCACGCTGACGCCGGAGGACATCGCGGCGCTCGACACGGCGGTCCCGAAAGACGCCGCCGCCGGCTCGCGCTACCCCGAGGCGATGATGGCCCACCTCGACAGCGAGAAGGGCTGA
- a CDS encoding PaaI family thioesterase, with product MTFDAAALPFAKLMGVEILHADKDRIEGRLVVREDLCTAGGILHGGAMMAFADSLGAVGAFLNLSPGAHTTTLESKTNFIGSAKVGTTVTAVSTPLHVGRRSSVWQTRIEGETGKLVALITQTQMTLEQ from the coding sequence ATGACCTTCGACGCCGCCGCCCTGCCCTTCGCCAAGCTGATGGGCGTGGAGATCCTCCACGCCGACAAGGACCGGATCGAGGGCCGGCTGGTCGTTCGCGAAGACCTCTGCACGGCCGGCGGCATCCTGCACGGCGGCGCGATGATGGCCTTCGCCGACAGCCTCGGCGCGGTGGGCGCCTTCCTGAACCTCAGCCCCGGCGCCCATACGACGACGCTGGAGAGCAAGACCAACTTCATCGGCTCGGCCAAGGTCGGGACGACGGTGACCGCGGTCTCGACGCCGCTCCATGTCGGCCGCCGCTCGAGCGTCTGGCAGACCCGGATCGAGGGCGAGACCGGCAAGCTGGTGGCCCTGATCACCCAGACCCAGATGACGCTGGAACAATAG
- a CDS encoding NIPSNAP family protein translates to MPVTCCIRYVIDPFQREAFEAYARNWLTIIPACGGDLLGYFLPHEGTNNVALAMIGFDSLAAYEAYRARLKVDPAGAENFRFAQEKRFILSETRMWLEPVV, encoded by the coding sequence ATGCCCGTCACCTGCTGCATCCGCTATGTCATCGATCCGTTCCAGCGCGAGGCTTTCGAGGCCTATGCGCGGAACTGGCTGACCATCATCCCGGCCTGCGGCGGGGACCTGCTGGGCTACTTCCTGCCGCATGAGGGGACCAACAATGTCGCCCTGGCGATGATCGGCTTCGACAGTCTGGCGGCTTATGAGGCCTATCGGGCGCGGCTGAAGGTCGATCCGGCGGGGGCGGAGAACTTCCGCTTCGCCCAGGAGAAGCGGTTCATCCTCAGCGAGACGCGGATGTGGTTGGAGCCGGTGGTTTGA
- the rarD gene encoding EamA family transporter RarD — protein sequence MTEVKDESRAAVIAGAACYTLWGMLPLWMYALKHAGVGPMEITAQRAVWAVIWAALLVVVARKLPELRQVVRNPKTMGLLLLSALLIGANWLIYVIAVNSGRTLEASLGYYINPLMNMAAGALFFRERIDRFGFVAIGLAAVGVAVQTVAVGHPPLLSIGLALTFCAYGLIRKLVAADAQTGLFVEAAVLTLPALVYVIWLQNEGLGHFGQDGSTTLLLLVAGPLTVAPLALFAWAARRMPLVWLGFLQFIAPTLQFLVGVWSGEAFTALKAVAFAFIWIGAGVFAFGAWRRTRRAAVAA from the coding sequence ATGACCGAGGTGAAGGACGAGAGCCGCGCCGCCGTGATCGCGGGCGCCGCCTGCTACACCCTCTGGGGCATGCTGCCGCTGTGGATGTATGCGCTGAAGCACGCCGGCGTGGGGCCAATGGAGATCACCGCCCAGCGAGCGGTCTGGGCCGTGATCTGGGCGGCGCTGCTGGTGGTGGTCGCCCGCAAGCTCCCGGAGCTTCGCCAGGTGGTGCGGAATCCCAAGACCATGGGCCTGCTGCTGCTGTCGGCCCTGCTGATCGGCGCCAACTGGCTGATCTACGTGATCGCGGTGAACAGCGGCCGGACGCTGGAGGCCAGCCTCGGCTACTATATCAACCCGCTGATGAACATGGCGGCGGGGGCGCTGTTCTTCCGGGAGCGGATCGACCGCTTCGGCTTCGTCGCCATCGGCCTGGCCGCGGTCGGGGTGGCGGTGCAGACGGTGGCGGTGGGGCATCCGCCGTTGCTGTCGATCGGCCTGGCCCTGACCTTCTGCGCCTACGGCCTGATCCGGAAGCTCGTCGCGGCCGACGCCCAGACCGGCCTGTTCGTCGAGGCGGCGGTGCTGACCCTGCCGGCCTTGGTCTATGTCATATGGCTGCAGAACGAAGGGCTGGGCCACTTCGGACAGGACGGGTCGACCACCCTGCTGCTGCTGGTCGCGGGGCCGCTGACCGTCGCGCCCCTGGCCCTGTTCGCCTGGGCCGCCCGGCGGATGCCGCTGGTCTGGCTGGGCTTCCTGCAGTTCATCGCCCCGACGCTGCAGTTCCTCGTCGGGGTCTGGTCCGGCGAGGCCTTCACGGCGCTGAAGGCCGTGGCCTTCGCCTTCATCTGGATCGGCGCGGGCGTGTTCGCCTTCGGGGCCTGGCGACGGACGCGGCGGGCGGCCGTCGCGGCCTAG
- a CDS encoding serine hydrolase domain-containing protein yields the protein MSVEIHGRCDPGFEAVRDAFAANFETGQELGARFAFSVEGEIVVDLWAGWADRKQTRPFDKNTLTLIFSTTKAVAATMIARLVEQGKLRYDQPVAELWPTFAANGKGAITVEQVLSHQAGLPGFVEQIDPTLWYDPAAICELLAAKAPMWTPGTASGYHALTVGYLVGEIYRLADGGRTLGTALREDITGPAGLDLWIGLPDGEHGRAADLKPPSALPDFGETTDPKRAAFLSPWAGPSGRAGADWRRIEVPSANGHATAEALARFFGALATDGDIGGVHVLGAETLAEATRERIRNRDLVLPYDLSWGAGYVRNPPNLFYGPTQTSFGHSGWGGSCAFADPAARVAGAYVMNKQDVHLLGDPRSRRLIDAAYASL from the coding sequence ATGAGCGTCGAGATCCACGGCCGCTGCGACCCGGGCTTCGAAGCCGTCCGCGACGCCTTCGCCGCCAACTTCGAGACCGGCCAGGAACTGGGCGCGCGGTTCGCCTTCTCCGTCGAGGGCGAGATCGTCGTCGACCTGTGGGCCGGCTGGGCCGATCGCAAGCAGACCCGGCCCTTCGACAAAAACACCCTGACCCTGATCTTCTCGACCACCAAGGCCGTGGCCGCGACCATGATCGCCCGGCTCGTGGAGCAGGGGAAACTCCGCTACGACCAGCCGGTCGCCGAGCTGTGGCCCACGTTCGCCGCCAACGGCAAGGGCGCCATCACCGTCGAGCAGGTGCTGTCCCACCAGGCCGGCCTGCCCGGCTTCGTCGAGCAGATCGACCCGACGCTTTGGTATGATCCGGCCGCCATCTGCGAGCTGCTGGCGGCCAAGGCGCCGATGTGGACGCCCGGAACGGCCAGCGGCTACCACGCCCTGACCGTCGGCTACCTGGTCGGCGAGATCTATCGCCTCGCCGACGGCGGCCGCACGCTGGGGACGGCCTTGCGCGAGGACATCACGGGGCCCGCCGGTCTGGACCTGTGGATCGGCCTCCCGGACGGCGAGCACGGCCGCGCCGCCGACCTCAAGCCGCCCAGCGCCCTGCCCGACTTCGGCGAGACCACCGACCCCAAGCGCGCCGCCTTCCTGTCGCCCTGGGCCGGTCCCAGCGGCCGCGCCGGCGCCGACTGGCGGCGGATCGAGGTGCCCTCGGCCAACGGCCACGCCACGGCCGAGGCGCTGGCCCGGTTCTTCGGCGCCCTGGCGACCGACGGCGACATCGGCGGCGTCCATGTCCTGGGCGCGGAGACGCTGGCCGAGGCGACGCGCGAACGGATCCGCAACCGCGACCTGGTGCTGCCTTACGACCTCAGCTGGGGGGCGGGCTATGTCCGCAATCCGCCCAATCTCTTCTACGGCCCGACCCAGACCAGCTTCGGCCACAGCGGCTGGGGCGGCAGCTGCGCCTTCGCCGACCCGGCCGCGCGCGTGGCCGGCGCCTATGTCATGAACAAGCAGGACGTCCACCTGCTCGGCGACCCGCGCAGCCGCCGGCTGATCGACGCGGCCTACGCCAGCCTCTGA
- a CDS encoding methyl-accepting chemotaxis protein — translation MNNLRISAKLAVAFAAMIGVSAVSSIVLFFSLQQISDAADAATRSMSLAAKIETVMAHMIDQQNSMRAFVANPAETSQAESYAETQAIVDKGLDDFAATTQVPEQKARIEVMRKAVLAWRAEVGDPIMAMARNPETVEQARELAGKPSLGSIREAKTAISDAAAELVAMRNATRDAAQTTANAALLIGGLASIAVAVAMAALLGRTISAPVNAMNALMRRLAAGDNSVEIKGAERRDEIGEMAAAVQVFKDAAIEKVRLEEEAEGQRRQAEVDRLERERLKAIEEEQDRIAISALGEALDRLAGGDLTHRINVEFAPKALKLREDFNAAAAKLRNTLQAINGSTSGVRSGSDEIALAADDLSRRTEQQAANLEETAAALDQITATVRKTAAGAQDASGLVADARKGAEESGRVVDRAVSAMGEIEESSKQIAQIIGVIDEIAFQTNLLALNAGVEAARAGDAGKGFAVVASEVRALAQRSAEAAKEIKGLISTSSEQVKQGVDLVGQTGSALQQIVKQVADIDRLVSEIAASAKEQATGLHEVNAAVNQMDQMTQQNAAMVEESTAATQSLRGEAGELAGLVGQFRVGEGDIDSNPVHAAQARLNQAMRAA, via the coding sequence ATGAACAATCTCAGGATTTCGGCCAAACTGGCCGTCGCCTTCGCGGCGATGATCGGCGTTTCCGCCGTCTCGTCGATCGTTCTCTTCTTCAGCCTTCAGCAGATCAGCGACGCGGCCGACGCCGCTACGCGCAGCATGTCGCTCGCAGCCAAGATCGAGACGGTCATGGCGCACATGATCGACCAGCAGAACTCGATGCGCGCCTTCGTGGCCAACCCCGCCGAGACCAGCCAGGCCGAGTCCTACGCCGAAACCCAGGCCATCGTGGACAAGGGGCTGGACGACTTCGCCGCCACCACCCAGGTGCCCGAGCAGAAGGCCCGTATCGAGGTGATGCGCAAGGCGGTCCTCGCCTGGCGCGCCGAGGTCGGCGACCCGATCATGGCCATGGCCCGCAACCCCGAAACCGTCGAACAGGCCCGCGAGCTGGCCGGCAAGCCTTCGCTCGGATCGATCCGCGAGGCGAAGACCGCCATCTCAGACGCCGCCGCCGAGCTGGTCGCGATGCGCAACGCCACCCGCGACGCCGCCCAGACCACGGCCAACGCGGCCCTGCTGATCGGCGGCCTGGCCTCGATCGCCGTCGCCGTCGCCATGGCCGCCCTGCTGGGCCGCACCATCTCGGCGCCGGTGAACGCCATGAACGCCCTGATGCGCCGCCTCGCCGCCGGGGACAACAGCGTCGAGATCAAGGGCGCCGAGCGTCGCGACGAGATCGGCGAGATGGCCGCCGCCGTGCAGGTGTTCAAGGACGCCGCCATCGAGAAGGTCCGCCTCGAAGAGGAAGCCGAGGGCCAGCGCCGCCAGGCCGAGGTCGACCGTCTCGAGCGCGAGCGGCTGAAGGCCATCGAGGAGGAACAGGACCGCATCGCCATCTCCGCCCTGGGCGAAGCTCTGGACCGTCTGGCAGGCGGCGATCTGACCCATCGCATCAACGTCGAGTTCGCGCCCAAGGCGCTGAAGCTGCGCGAGGACTTCAACGCCGCCGCGGCCAAGCTGCGCAACACCCTGCAGGCCATCAACGGCTCGACCAGCGGCGTGCGCAGCGGCTCGGACGAGATCGCCCTGGCCGCCGACGATCTGTCGCGTCGCACCGAACAGCAGGCCGCGAATCTGGAGGAGACCGCCGCGGCGCTTGACCAGATCACCGCTACGGTCCGCAAGACGGCGGCCGGCGCCCAGGACGCTTCCGGTCTCGTCGCCGACGCCCGCAAGGGGGCGGAGGAGTCGGGCCGTGTGGTCGACCGCGCCGTGTCGGCGATGGGGGAGATCGAGGAATCCTCCAAGCAGATCGCCCAGATCATCGGCGTGATCGACGAGATCGCCTTCCAGACCAACCTGCTGGCCCTGAACGCCGGGGTCGAGGCGGCCCGGGCCGGCGACGCCGGCAAGGGCTTCGCGGTCGTCGCGTCCGAAGTGCGGGCCCTGGCCCAGCGCTCCGCCGAGGCGGCCAAGGAGATCAAGGGCCTGATCTCGACCTCCAGCGAGCAGGTGAAGCAGGGCGTCGATCTGGTCGGCCAGACCGGCAGCGCGCTGCAGCAGATCGTCAAACAGGTCGCCGACATCGACCGTCTGGTCAGCGAGATCGCGGCCTCGGCCAAGGAGCAGGCCACCGGTCTGCACGAGGTGAACGCCGCCGTGAACCAGATGGACCAGATGACCCAGCAGAACGCCGCCATGGTCGAGGAATCGACCGCGGCGACCCAGTCGCTGCGCGGCGAGGCGGGCGAACTGGCTGGCCTGGTCGGGCAGTTCCGCGTCGGCGAGGGCGACATCGACTCCAACCCGGTCCACGCCGCCCAGGCGCGCTTGAACCAGGCGATGCGGGCCGCCTGA
- a CDS encoding pyridoxal kinase, which translates to MPLALIMSSHVAGSRVGGSAQALALSQFKIDPVVVPTVLYGRHPGWGAPGGAQVPVEAFEGMLDGIEANGLFGLTDLVITGYFATPAQVKAATRAIDAVRAAPRGDAFNRKPLIVVDPVMGDAGKGLFVPAEVADAIQEELLPKADLITPNSWELQRITGTDARSPDAAVRAARLTGKAVLVSSVMRGGEIGVVYADKKEAWLAAHQKGEFTPPSGTGDLLAALFAAALLEGQTPSYGLARAVGGLSETITSAAIWSAPELPIVAMGARIKQASPTVRLERLA; encoded by the coding sequence TGTCGAGCCACGTCGCAGGCAGCCGCGTCGGCGGCTCGGCGCAGGCGCTCGCGCTGTCGCAGTTCAAGATCGACCCCGTCGTCGTGCCGACGGTCCTGTACGGCCGCCATCCCGGATGGGGCGCGCCCGGCGGCGCCCAGGTGCCGGTCGAGGCCTTCGAGGGCATGCTCGATGGCATCGAGGCCAACGGCCTGTTCGGCCTGACCGACCTGGTCATCACCGGCTATTTCGCCACCCCGGCCCAGGTGAAGGCCGCCACCCGGGCGATCGACGCCGTCCGCGCCGCCCCGCGCGGCGACGCCTTCAACCGCAAGCCGCTGATCGTCGTCGACCCGGTGATGGGCGACGCCGGCAAGGGGCTGTTCGTGCCGGCCGAGGTCGCCGACGCGATCCAGGAAGAACTGCTGCCCAAGGCCGACCTGATCACGCCGAACAGCTGGGAGCTGCAGCGGATCACCGGGACCGACGCCCGCAGCCCCGACGCCGCCGTCCGCGCCGCCCGCCTGACCGGCAAGGCGGTGCTCGTCTCCTCCGTGATGCGCGGCGGCGAGATCGGCGTGGTCTACGCCGACAAGAAGGAAGCCTGGCTGGCCGCCCATCAGAAGGGCGAATTCACCCCGCCCAGCGGCACGGGCGACCTGCTGGCCGCCCTGTTCGCCGCCGCCCTGCTCGAAGGCCAGACGCCGTCCTACGGCCTGGCCCGGGCTGTCGGCGGCCTGTCGGAAACCATCACCTCCGCCGCCATTTGGTCGGCGCCGGAGCTGCCGATCGTGGCCATGGGCGCGCGCATCAAGCAGGCCAGCCCCACCGTCCGCCTGGAGCGTCTGGCATGA
- a CDS encoding SDR family NAD(P)-dependent oxidoreductase: MSGPFGAASTTDDVLAGVDLAGKRILVTGVSAGLGVETARVLAAHGAQVVGAARDLAKARAATEQVRAEAANGGGLELIELDLASLASVRACADALVADGRPFDLVIANAGVMACPFGKTADGFETQFGTNHLGHFVFVNRIASLMGPGSRLVNLASSGHRFSDVNLEDPNFETTEYTEFGAYGRSKTANILFAVEFDRRHKARGVRAVAVHPGGIQTELGRHLSPAVLEGLIASINAGQPADAPAFSWKTVPQGAATSVWAGVVADAEAVGGLYCEDCHIAEAADGPDVRRGVRAYALDADNAKALWAKSEEMVGERF; the protein is encoded by the coding sequence ATGTCCGGACCCTTTGGAGCCGCTTCCACCACCGACGATGTGCTGGCGGGCGTCGACCTCGCCGGCAAGCGCATTCTGGTCACCGGCGTCTCGGCCGGCCTCGGCGTGGAGACGGCGCGCGTCCTGGCCGCGCACGGCGCGCAGGTCGTCGGCGCCGCTCGCGACCTGGCCAAGGCCCGCGCGGCCACCGAGCAGGTCCGCGCCGAGGCCGCGAACGGCGGCGGCCTGGAGCTGATCGAGCTGGACCTCGCCTCGCTGGCCAGCGTCCGCGCCTGCGCCGACGCCCTGGTCGCCGACGGCCGGCCCTTCGACCTCGTGATCGCCAACGCCGGCGTCATGGCCTGCCCGTTCGGCAAGACCGCCGACGGCTTCGAGACCCAGTTCGGCACCAACCACCTGGGCCACTTCGTGTTCGTGAACCGGATCGCCTCGCTGATGGGTCCGGGCTCGCGGCTGGTCAACCTCGCCTCGTCCGGCCACCGCTTCTCGGACGTGAACCTGGAAGACCCGAACTTCGAGACCACGGAGTACACCGAGTTCGGCGCCTACGGCCGCAGCAAGACCGCCAACATCCTGTTCGCCGTCGAGTTCGACCGCCGCCACAAGGCGCGCGGCGTCCGGGCCGTGGCCGTCCATCCCGGCGGCATCCAGACCGAGCTCGGACGGCACCTGTCGCCCGCCGTGCTGGAAGGCCTGATCGCCTCGATCAACGCCGGCCAGCCGGCCGACGCCCCCGCCTTCAGCTGGAAGACCGTCCCGCAGGGCGCGGCGACCTCGGTCTGGGCCGGAGTCGTCGCCGACGCCGAAGCGGTCGGCGGCCTCTACTGCGAGGACTGCCACATCGCCGAGGCCGCCGACGGCCCCGACGTCCGCCGGGGCGTGCGCGCTTACGCCCTCGACGCGGACAACGCCAAGGCGCTGTGGGCCAAGAGCGAGGAAATGGTCGGCGAACGCTTCTGA
- a CDS encoding LysR family transcriptional regulator, translated as MAEPDLADLDAFAAVARQRSFRGAAARRGVSPSSLSQAVRRLEDRLGVRLLNRTTRSVTPTEAGERLLARLTPTLEELGRALDEVNSFRDSPTGTLRLNMPTVAAKLVLPGLVGPFLRAHPGVTLEVVAEDSFVDVLAAGFDAGVRYEERLEQDMIAVPMGPDQRYVLAASPDYLARHGAPTHPRQVLDHACIRHRFLSGVSLPWEFEKDGEIIRVSPSGPLVGNVPELGIAAAVEGLGLLMTFDGFVAPCLADGRLVEVMAEWSTPFTGPRLYYPSRRQMPAPLRAFVDFLREQAKAW; from the coding sequence ATGGCTGAGCCGGATCTCGCGGACCTGGACGCCTTCGCCGCCGTGGCCCGTCAGCGCAGCTTCCGGGGCGCGGCGGCCCGCCGGGGCGTATCGCCGTCGAGTCTGAGCCAGGCCGTGCGCCGGCTGGAGGACCGGCTGGGCGTTCGCCTGCTCAACCGCACGACCCGCAGCGTGACGCCGACCGAAGCCGGAGAGCGGCTGCTGGCGCGACTGACGCCTACCCTGGAGGAGCTGGGCCGCGCGCTGGACGAGGTCAACAGCTTCCGCGACAGCCCGACCGGGACGCTGCGCCTCAACATGCCGACCGTGGCGGCCAAGCTGGTGCTGCCCGGGCTGGTCGGGCCGTTCCTGCGCGCCCATCCGGGCGTGACGCTGGAGGTGGTGGCCGAGGACAGCTTCGTCGACGTGCTGGCGGCCGGGTTTGACGCCGGGGTTCGCTACGAGGAGCGCTTGGAGCAGGACATGATCGCCGTGCCGATGGGGCCGGACCAGCGCTATGTCCTGGCCGCCTCGCCGGACTATCTGGCCCGCCACGGCGCGCCGACGCATCCGCGTCAGGTGCTTGACCACGCCTGCATCCGCCACCGTTTCCTGAGCGGCGTCTCCCTACCCTGGGAGTTCGAGAAGGACGGCGAGATCATCCGGGTCTCGCCGAGCGGGCCGCTGGTCGGCAACGTGCCGGAACTGGGGATCGCGGCGGCGGTCGAGGGGCTGGGCCTGCTGATGACTTTCGACGGCTTCGTCGCCCCCTGCCTGGCCGACGGGCGGCTGGTCGAGGTGATGGCCGAATGGTCGACGCCCTTCACGGGCCCGAGGCTCTACTATCCCAGCCGGCGTCAGATGCCGGCCCCTCTGCGGGCCTTCGTCGATTTCCTGCGGGAACAGGCCAAGGCCTGGTGA
- a CDS encoding aspartate-semialdehyde dehydrogenase translates to MGYRVAVVGATGNVGRELFNILEEVNFPVDKIHAIASRKSIGVEVSFGEKILKCEDLEQFDFSTVDIVLMSAGGSVSKAWAEKIGAAGPVVIDNSSQWRMDPDVPLIVPEVNPDAIEGFRKKNIIANPNCTTAGLVVALKPLHDIAKIKRIVVSTYQSVSGTGKEAMDELWNQTKEVFVLGASEPKKYPKQIAFNVIPQCDVFLDDGSGDTKEERKMSDETHKILDPNIKVNCTSVRVPVFVGHGESVNIEFESAIDDDEAREALREAEGVVVIDKREDGGYATPKDIQGEFPVFVSRIRKDPTVDHGLSLWVVSDNLRKGAALNAVQIAQLLHERGLIGKVPA, encoded by the coding sequence ATGGGTTACCGGGTCGCCGTCGTCGGCGCCACGGGCAACGTTGGCCGTGAGCTGTTCAACATCCTCGAGGAAGTGAACTTCCCCGTGGACAAAATCCACGCCATCGCCAGCCGCAAATCCATTGGCGTCGAAGTGTCCTTCGGCGAGAAGATCCTCAAGTGCGAGGATCTGGAGCAGTTCGATTTCTCGACCGTCGACATCGTGCTGATGAGCGCCGGCGGTTCGGTCTCCAAGGCCTGGGCCGAGAAGATCGGCGCGGCCGGTCCGGTCGTGATCGACAACAGCTCGCAGTGGCGGATGGATCCCGACGTGCCGCTGATCGTGCCGGAAGTGAACCCGGACGCGATCGAGGGGTTCCGCAAGAAGAACATCATCGCCAACCCGAACTGCACGACGGCGGGCCTCGTGGTGGCGCTGAAGCCGCTGCATGACATCGCCAAGATCAAGCGGATCGTGGTGTCGACCTATCAGTCCGTCTCCGGCACCGGCAAGGAAGCCATGGACGAGCTGTGGAACCAGACCAAGGAGGTCTTCGTCCTCGGCGCGTCCGAGCCGAAGAAGTACCCCAAGCAGATCGCCTTCAACGTGATCCCGCAGTGCGACGTCTTCCTCGACGACGGTTCGGGCGACACGAAGGAGGAGCGCAAGATGTCGGACGAGACCCACAAGATCCTCGACCCGAACATCAAGGTGAACTGCACCTCGGTGCGCGTGCCGGTCTTCGTCGGCCACGGCGAGAGCGTGAACATCGAGTTCGAGAGCGCCATCGACGACGACGAGGCCCGCGAGGCCCTGCGCGAAGCCGAGGGCGTGGTGGTGATCGACAAGCGCGAGGACGGCGGCTACGCGACCCCGAAGGACATCCAGGGCGAGTTCCCGGTGTTCGTCTCGCGCATCCGCAAGGACCCGACCGTCGACCACGGCCTGAGCCTGTGGGTGGTGTCGGACAACCTGCGCAAGGGCGCCGCCCTGAACGCCGTGCAGATCGCCCAGCTGCTCCACGAGCGCGGCCTGATCGGCAAGGTCCCGGCCTAA